One window of the Eucalyptus grandis isolate ANBG69807.140 chromosome 8, ASM1654582v1, whole genome shotgun sequence genome contains the following:
- the LOC104417596 gene encoding putative pentatricopeptide repeat-containing protein At1g12700, mitochondrial has product MALVELSMFSGRNAISLCSASIRSFRFRSSRAISSRAPNPSASCARGESGAGGGFGRLRDAVSRFDAIVEMRPLPPMEEFSRVLSVVVRMRHYSAAVALIEEMGSRGVALNVYIWGILMNCLCRLRRVELGFAVLGRVLKLGFEANSVMLNTLINGLCEGGEIDRAVRLADEMGDHGLRPSAYTYAAILKGALGKGDRGLAMELLRKWERQNSRLNVVAYNTVIEVLCKDGLVSEALSLCKDMVGRGVEPDVITYNSLIWGLCYLGRWRGALALSIKMVGKGVQPDLLTYSCLIHGATRQGRWREALVLFEQMVREGYVADAVTYTSLFECLCSSGKRVEARRLLIDMMQRRVILDVQTFSPEVRALCMEGMLTKAKCVIDGMSQGGVKPDVVTSTY; this is encoded by the coding sequence ATGGCGCTCGTAGAGCTGTCGATGTTTTCCGGGAGAAACGCGATCTCCCTCTGCTCTGCCTCCATTCGCTCGTTCCGCTTTCGCAGTTCGCGTGCTATTTCGAGCAGGGCTCCTAATCCATCAGCGAGCTGCGCGCGCGGCGAATCTGGAGCCGGCGGCGGTTTCGGGAGGCTCCGCGATGCCGTGTCCCGCTTCGACGCGATCGTCGAGATGCGACCTCTGCCTCCCATGGAGGAATTCAGCCGGGTGCTGTCCGTCGTGGTTCGGATGAGGCATTACTCTGCCGCCGTCGCTTTGATCGAGGAGATGGGTTCTCGCGGGGTGGCCTTGAATGTCTACATCTGGGGGATCCTGATGAACTGCCTCTGCCGCTTGAGGAGGGTGGAGCTGGGTTTCGCCGTTCTGGGCAGGGTCTTGAAGCTCGGGTTCGAGGCCAACTCGGTGATGCTGAACACGCTGATCAACGGGCTGTGCGAGGGTGGAGAGATAGATCGGGCGGTGAGGCTGGCGGACGAAATGGGAGACCATGGGTTGAGGCCCAGCGCGTATACGTATGCGGCCATTCTGAAAGGCGCGTTGGGGAAGGGGGATAGAGGTCTGGCGATGGAGTTGCTGAGAAAGTGGGAAAGGCAGAATTCCAGGCTTAATGTGGTCGCGTACAATACTGTGATCGAGGTTCTCTGTAAGGACGGGTTGGTATCAGAGGCCTTGAGCCTCTGTAAGGATATGGTCGGTAGAGGTGTCGAACCGGATGTCATCACCTACAATTCCTTGATCTGGGGTCTATGCTATTTAGGCCGGTGGAGAGGAGCTCTCGCTTTGTCGATCAAGATGGTTGGGAAAGGCGTCCAGCCTGATTTGTTGACTTACAGCTGCTTGATTCACGGCGCGACTCGTCAGGGTCGGTGGAGAGAAGCTCTAGTTTTGTTCGAGCAGATGGTGCGGGAAGGCTACGTGGCGGATGCTGTTACTTATACCTCGTTGTTTGAGTGTCTATGCAGTTCTGGTAAACGGGTAGAGGCTAGAAGGTTGTTGATTGATATGATGCAAAGGAGGGTAATCCTGGATGTTCAAACTTTCTCCCCTGAGGTCAGGGCACTTTGTATGGAAGGGATGCTAACCAAAGCAAAATGCGTCATTGATGGGATGAGTCAAGGAGGTGTAAAGCCTGATGTAGTTACATCGACATATTAA
- the LOC104415352 gene encoding bifunctional TH2 protein, mitochondrial, whose protein sequence is MPSLVAASKPIASRLANLLSLRSISPRSRCPLPRPQSAPIVRRSPLPPPPMAIPRAAPMSSIAVDNEVGLAGKFWIKSRRESLFAMYTPFALRLAAGNLEIDGFRHYIAQDVYFLKAFAQAYELAEECTDDDEANIAISKLRKDVLEELRMHDSFAQEWGSEDTKESTPNSATVRYTDFLLATASGKVEGVKGPGKLATPFERTKVAAYTIGAMTPCMRLYAFLGKEFQALLDANKDSHPYKKWIDNYSSEGFQAAALQIEDLLDKLSVSLTGEELDVIENLYHQAMKLEIEFFLAQPLAQPTVVPLIRDPSLAANRLMLFSDFDLTCTVVDSSAILAEIAIVTAPRTDTIQSESQLARMSSAELRKTWDILSRQYTEEHEQCIESILPAEKAEAFDYEALAKALEQLSDFEKRANSRVIESGVLKGLNLEDIKKAGERMILQDGCTSFFKKLIKNEMVHVNVHVLSYCWCGDLIRSAFSSGDLQLLNVHTNELTFDESFSTGEIVKKMESPIDKAKTFDEILKTKDHDKRNLTIYIGDSIGDILCLLKADIGIVIGSSSSLRKVGSQFGVSFVELYPGLVEKQKEYSEGSSADWKGSSGILYTVSSWAEIHAFILGW, encoded by the exons atgcCCTCGCTCGTCGCCGCTTCCAAGCCAATCGCGTCGCGGCTCGCGAATCTCCTCTCCCTCCGCTCCATTTCCCCCCGATCTCGTTGCCCCCTCCCCCGCCCGCAATCGGCTCCGATCGTCCGGCGATCCCCGCTCCCCCCGCCGCCGATGGCCATCCCGAGGGCCGCCCCGATGTCGTCCATCGCCGTCGACAACGAGGTCGGGCTCGCCGGGAAGTTCTGGATCAAGTCCCGCCGGGAGTCGCTCTTCGCCATGTACACTCCCTTCGCTCTCCGCCTGGCCGCCGGGAACCTGGAGATCGACGGCTTCAGGCATTACATCGCCCAGGACGTCTATTTCCTCAAAGCCTTCGCTCAAGC TTATGAATTAGCAGAAGAGTGTACCGATGATGACGAGGCAAACATCGCGATATCAAAACTAAGGAAGGATGTATTGGAGGAGCTGAGAATGCATGATTCATTTGCGCAG GAGTGGGGATCAGAGGATACCAAGGAGAGCACTCCCAACTCTGCAACTGTTAGATATACTGATTTTTTGTTGGCAACAGCCTCAGGGAAGGTTGAAGGAGTCAAGGGTCCTGGAAAACTTGCTACTCCCTTTGAGAGAACAAAAGTGGCAGCTTACACTATTGGTGCCATGACACCATGCATGAGATTATATGCATTTCTGGGTAAGGAGTTCCAGGCACTCTTAGATGCCAACAAAGACAGTCACCCATACAAAAAGTGGATTGACAATTACTCGTCTGAGGGTTTTCAG GCAGCAGCTCTGCAAATTGAAGACTTGCTGGATAAACTAAGTGTCTCTTTGACAGGCGAGGAGCTTGATGTCATTGAAAACCTTTATCACCAAGCCATGAAACTTGAAATAGAGTTCTTTCTCGCCCAACCGCTTGCCCAGCCTACCGTTGTCCCCTTGATTAGAGATCCCAGTTTGGCAGCGAATCGTCTTATgttattttctgattttgatCTGACTTGCACAGTCGTTGATTCTTCTGCCATTTTGGCTGAGATTGCCATAGTTACTGCTCCGAGAACTGATACAATTCAGTCTGAAAGTCAACTTGCTAGGATGTCATCAGCTGAACTGAGGAAGACATGGGACATCCTTTCCAGACAGTATACAGAGGAGCATGAACAATGCATAGAAAGCATTTTGCCAGCTGAAAAAG CGGAGGCATTTGATTATGAAGCTCTGGCTAAAGCACTCGAGCAGCTGTCCGATTTTGAGAAACGGGCAAATTCCAGAGTGATCGAGTCCGGGGTCCTTAAGGGTCTGAATCTTGAAGACATAAAAAAAGCTGGTGAGAGGATGATTCTTCAGGATGGTTGCACCAGTTtctttaagaaactcatcaagaATGAGATGGTGCATGTCAATGTCCATGTGCTCTCGTACTGTTGGTGTGGTGATTTAATCAGATCAGCATTTTCTTCAG GGGATTTACAGCTTCTGAATGTACATACAAATGAGTTGACTTTTGATGAGTCCTTTTCTACTGGTGAAATTGtcaagaagatggaatctccCATTGACAAGGCCAAaacatttgatgaaattttgaagACCAAGGACCACGATAAGAGGAACTTGACCATCTACATTGGAGATTCAATAGGGGACATACTTTGCCTCCTTAAGGCAGATATTGGAATTGTGATTGGGTCAAGCTCAAGCCTACGCAAGGTGGGAAGTCAGTTTGGAGTTTCTTTTGTCGAACTTTACCCGGGGTTAGTCGAGAAGCAGAAAGAGTACAGCGAAGGGAGCTCTGCTGATTGGAAGGGTTCGTCTGGCATTCTTTATACTGTCTCTAGTTGGGCTGAAATACATGCATTTATTTTGGGGTGGTAG
- the LOC104415353 gene encoding nuclear transport factor 2B, whose translation MERIPNVEVLEGEMRRISLATTTIGREEMDLRMAAAKQFVEDYYKTFDTNRADLVNLYREESFVLFAGQKIQGKEGIVAKLTSIQQCRYQITNLNCIPGVVPVGVLVVVAGYMWLDGKPDALVFSHTFHLMPAPEGSFYVAQQLWMTCAFNQPRTPLASPVFPLASRMSRMSLV comes from the exons ATGGAGAGGATCCCGAACGTCGAAGTCCTAGAAGGAGAGATGCGGAGGATCAGTCTTGCGACCACGACGATCGGTCGAGAAGAGATGGATCTGAGGATGGCGGCGGCGAAGCAGTTCGTGGAGGACTACTACAAGACGTTCGACACGAACCGGGCGGACTTGGTGAATCTGTACCGGGAAGAGTCGTTCGTGCTTTTCGCGGGCCAGAAGATCCAGGGCAAGGAGGGTATCGTCGCCAAACTCACCTCCATTCAGCAGTGCCGGTACCAAATCACCAACCTCAACTGCATCCCCGGCGTCGTGCCCGTCGGCGTGCTCGTCGTGGTCGCCGGCTACATGTGGCTAGACGGCAAGCCTGATGCCCTCGTTTTCAGCcat ACGTTCCATTTGATGCCGGCACCAGAAGGAAGCTTTTATGTAGCGCAACAGCTTTGGATGACCTGTGCTTTCAACCAGCCTCGGACCCCCTTGGCATCGCCAGTGTTCCCCTTGGCATCGCGGATGTCCAGGATGAGCCTTGTGTAG